A window of the Streptomyces finlayi genome harbors these coding sequences:
- the dnaN gene encoding DNA polymerase III subunit beta, with the protein MKIRVERDVLAEAVAWVARSLPARPPAPVLAGLLLKAEDGALSFSSFDYEVSARVSVDAEVDEDGTVLVSGRLLADICRALPNRPVEISTDGVRATVVCGSSRFTLHTLPVEEYPALPEMPTATGTVAGEVFASAAAQVAIAAGRDDTLPVLTGVRIEIEGDTVTLASTDRYRFAVREFLWKPENPDVSAVALVPAKTLLDTAKALTSGDTVTLALSGSGAGEGLIGFEGAGRRTTTRLLEGDLPKYRTLFPTEFNSVAVIETAPFVEAVKRVALVAERNTPVRLSFEQGVLILEAGSSDDAQAVERVDAVLDGDDISIAFNPTFLLDGLSAIDSPVAQLSFTTSTKPALLSGRPAVDAEANDAYKYLIMPVRLSG; encoded by the coding sequence GTGAAGATCCGGGTGGAGCGCGATGTACTCGCGGAGGCGGTGGCCTGGGTGGCCCGGAGCCTCCCGGCCCGTCCGCCGGCCCCCGTTCTCGCGGGCCTTCTCCTGAAGGCCGAGGACGGAGCCCTCAGCTTCTCGAGCTTCGACTACGAGGTCTCGGCACGGGTCTCGGTGGACGCGGAGGTCGACGAGGACGGCACGGTGCTCGTCTCCGGCCGGCTGCTCGCCGACATCTGCCGCGCCCTTCCGAACCGGCCGGTGGAGATTTCCACAGACGGTGTACGGGCGACCGTGGTCTGCGGCTCCTCGCGATTCACACTCCACACCCTTCCTGTGGAGGAGTACCCGGCGCTGCCGGAGATGCCCACAGCGACCGGCACCGTTGCCGGTGAGGTCTTCGCATCGGCCGCCGCCCAGGTGGCCATCGCGGCGGGCCGGGACGACACGCTGCCCGTCCTCACCGGGGTGCGGATCGAGATCGAGGGCGACACCGTCACCCTCGCCTCCACCGACCGCTACCGTTTCGCGGTCCGTGAGTTCCTGTGGAAGCCGGAGAACCCGGACGTCTCGGCGGTGGCCCTCGTGCCCGCCAAGACGCTCCTGGACACGGCCAAGGCACTGACCAGCGGTGACACGGTCACGCTCGCGCTGTCCGGTTCCGGTGCCGGTGAAGGTCTGATCGGTTTCGAGGGCGCGGGCCGGCGTACGACCACGCGGCTGCTCGAAGGCGACCTGCCGAAGTACCGGACGCTGTTCCCCACCGAGTTCAACTCGGTCGCGGTCATCGAGACCGCCCCCTTCGTCGAGGCCGTCAAGCGTGTGGCCCTCGTCGCCGAGCGGAACACCCCGGTGCGCCTCAGCTTCGAGCAGGGTGTGCTGATCCTGGAGGCGGGTTCCAGCGACGATGCACAGGCTGTGGAGCGCGTCGACGCCGTGCTCGACGGTGACGACATCTCGATCGCCTTCAACCCGACGTTCCTGCTGGACGGACTCAGCGCGATCGACTCCCCGGTCGCACAGCTCTCCTTCACGACGTCCACCAAGCCCGCCCTGCTGAGCGGCCGGCCGGCCGTCGACGCGGAGGCGAACGACGCGTACAAGTACCTGATCATGCCGGTCCGCCTCTCCGGCTGA
- the yidC gene encoding membrane protein insertase YidC yields the protein MDTIASLFSFITWPVSWVIVQFHKVYGALFGDDTGWAWGLSIVSLVVLIRICLIPLFVKQIKSTRNMQVLQPKMKAIQERYKNDKQRQSEEMMKLYKETGTNPLSSCLPILAQSPFFFALYHVLSSIASNKKIGEIDQSLLDSARQAHIFGAPLAAKFMDTEEKVQALGASLMDVRVVTAVMIVMMSASQFFTQRQLMTKNVDLTVKTPYMQQQKMLMYIFPIIFAVMGINFPVGVLVYWLTTNVWTMGQQMYVINQNPTPGSKAQEQYLGRVLKSVTAHGQVRGRTRRNTVKRVVAKGTERNDIERKFITGLAKLGLAAQEDGTVAKSDAAIAEAEGAPAPKRQQPKRQTKAKRHTGAAQSGAAKEADSTEPEAKTSLEKRDASQDAAQDDQPKTAGKPASGSSRQAKSGQRKGPQRPKHPSKK from the coding sequence GTGGACACGATTGCCAGTCTGTTCAGCTTCATCACCTGGCCTGTTTCCTGGGTCATCGTCCAGTTCCACAAGGTCTACGGCGCGCTCTTCGGTGATGACACGGGGTGGGCCTGGGGCCTGTCCATCGTGTCCCTGGTGGTCCTGATCCGGATCTGTCTGATCCCGCTTTTCGTCAAGCAGATCAAGTCCACCCGGAACATGCAGGTGCTCCAGCCGAAGATGAAGGCGATCCAGGAGCGCTACAAGAACGACAAACAGCGTCAGTCCGAAGAGATGATGAAGCTGTACAAGGAGACGGGTACCAACCCGCTCTCCTCGTGCCTTCCCATCCTGGCGCAGTCACCGTTCTTCTTCGCCCTGTACCACGTGCTGTCGTCCATCGCCTCGAACAAGAAGATCGGCGAAATCGACCAGTCGCTGCTCGACAGCGCGCGTCAGGCACACATCTTCGGCGCTCCGCTGGCCGCGAAGTTCATGGACACCGAAGAGAAGGTCCAGGCGCTCGGTGCCTCGCTGATGGACGTCCGTGTCGTCACGGCCGTCATGATCGTGATGATGTCGGCCTCGCAGTTCTTCACGCAGCGCCAGCTGATGACGAAGAACGTCGACCTGACGGTGAAGACCCCGTACATGCAGCAGCAGAAGATGCTGATGTACATCTTCCCGATCATCTTCGCCGTGATGGGCATCAACTTCCCCGTCGGTGTCCTTGTCTACTGGCTGACCACCAACGTCTGGACCATGGGTCAGCAGATGTACGTGATCAACCAGAACCCGACTCCGGGCAGCAAGGCGCAGGAGCAGTACCTGGGGCGTGTGCTGAAGAGTGTCACCGCTCATGGGCAGGTACGCGGGCGGACGCGGCGCAACACGGTCAAGCGGGTCGTGGCCAAGGGCACGGAGCGTAACGACATCGAGCGCAAGTTCATCACGGGTCTGGCCAAGCTGGGTCTCGCGGCCCAGGAGGACGGCACCGTCGCCAAGAGCGACGCCGCGATCGCCGAGGCCGAGGGTGCTCCCGCGCCGAAGCGTCAGCAGCCCAAACGCCAGACGAAGGCGAAGCGCCACACGGGTGCCGCCCAGTCCGGTGCGGCCAAGGAAGCCGACTCCACCGAGCCGGAGGCCAAGACCTCGCTGGAGAAGCGGGACGCCTCGCAGGACGCAGCACAGGACGACCAGCCGAAGACGGCGGGCAAGCCCGCTTCCGGCTCCTCACGCCAAGCCAAGTCCGGACAGCGCAAGGGCCCGCAGCGGCCCAAGCACCCGTCCAAGAAGTAA
- the recF gene encoding DNA replication/repair protein RecF (All proteins in this family for which functions are known are DNA-binding proteins that assist the filamentation of RecA onto DNA for the initiation of recombination or recombinational repair.), translating to MHVTHLSLADFRSYARVEVPLDPGVTAFVGANGQGKTNLVEAIGYLSTLGSHRVSSDAPLVRMGAERAVIRAAVTQGERSQLIELELNPGRANRARINRSSQVRPRDVLGIVRTVLFAPEDLALVKGDPGERRRFLDELVTARSPRMAGVRSDYERVLKQRNTLLKSAAMARRHGGRSMDLSTLDVWDQHLGRVGAELLAQRLDLIATLEPLADKAYGDVAPGGGPVTLEYRSSIGAGVEPARTRDELYEQVIAALAEVRKQEIERGVTLVGPHRDDLLLGLRGMPAKGYASHGESWSYALALRLASYELLRSEGNEPVLILDDVFAELDARRRERLAELVAQGEQVLVTAAVDDDVPGVLAGTRYEVSEGGVERV from the coding sequence ATGCATGTCACGCATCTCTCGCTGGCCGACTTCCGCTCGTACGCCCGGGTCGAGGTTCCTCTCGACCCGGGCGTCACCGCGTTCGTGGGGGCCAACGGCCAGGGCAAGACGAATCTCGTCGAGGCCATCGGCTATCTCTCGACACTCGGCAGCCATCGTGTCTCGTCCGATGCGCCGCTCGTGCGGATGGGAGCCGAGCGGGCCGTGATCCGGGCCGCCGTCACCCAGGGCGAGCGTTCACAGCTGATCGAGCTCGAACTCAATCCGGGGCGGGCGAACCGCGCCCGGATCAACAGGTCTTCGCAGGTCAGACCCCGTGACGTACTGGGCATCGTACGCACCGTGCTGTTCGCTCCCGAGGATCTTGCCCTGGTGAAGGGTGATCCCGGGGAGCGCCGCCGCTTCCTCGACGAACTGGTCACGGCGCGATCGCCGCGGATGGCCGGGGTCCGTTCCGACTACGAGCGGGTGCTGAAGCAGCGCAACACCCTGCTGAAGTCCGCGGCGATGGCACGCAGGCACGGTGGCCGTTCGATGGACCTGTCGACGCTGGACGTCTGGGACCAGCATCTGGGCCGGGTCGGTGCCGAGCTGCTCGCGCAGCGGCTGGACCTGATCGCGACTCTGGAGCCCCTCGCGGACAAGGCGTACGGCGATGTCGCCCCGGGCGGCGGACCCGTGACCCTGGAGTACCGCAGCTCGATCGGCGCCGGGGTGGAGCCCGCACGGACCCGTGACGAGCTGTACGAGCAGGTGATCGCGGCGCTCGCGGAGGTCCGTAAGCAGGAGATCGAGCGGGGCGTGACCCTGGTCGGTCCGCACCGTGACGATCTTCTGCTCGGGCTGCGCGGGATGCCGGCGAAGGGTTACGCGAGTCATGGCGAGTCCTGGTCGTACGCGCTGGCGCTGCGCCTGGCCTCGTACGAGCTGCTGCGCTCCGAGGGCAACGAGCCGGTGCTGATCCTGGACGACGTGTTCGCGGAGCTGGACGCGCGGCGCCGGGAGCGGCTGGCGGAGCTGGTGGCCCAGGGTGAGCAGGTGCTGGTGACGGCCGCCGTGGACGACGACGTCCCGGGCGTGCTCGCGGGTACGCGGTACGAAGTGTCCGAGGGCGGTGTGGAGCGGGTATGA
- the yidD gene encoding membrane protein insertion efficiency factor YidD yields MKYPLLALIKLYQWTISPLLGPVCRYYPSCSHYGYTAIDRHGAIKGTALTAWRILRCNPWSPGGVDHVPPRKRPRWHELLRSSSRGGKGGDSAADVPSGGSVSEPLSPATETSSKAQGA; encoded by the coding sequence ATGAAGTACCCGCTGCTGGCTCTCATCAAGCTGTATCAGTGGACGATCAGCCCGCTTCTCGGGCCTGTCTGCCGCTACTACCCGTCGTGTTCCCACTATGGATATACGGCGATCGACCGGCACGGTGCGATCAAGGGAACAGCGCTGACCGCCTGGCGCATCCTTCGGTGCAACCCGTGGTCACCCGGCGGTGTGGACCATGTTCCGCCGCGCAAACGTCCGCGCTGGCACGAACTGCTGCGCAGCTCTTCGCGCGGTGGCAAGGGCGGGGACTCCGCCGCTGATGTGCCGTCCGGAGGGTCGGTCTCCGAACCCCTCAGCCCGGCCACAGAGACCTCGTCCAAAGCTCAAGGAGCCTGA
- a CDS encoding DUF721 domain-containing protein produces the protein MSSLRRMSGVSGPGPGAAEPSLDSVGEPDVRERVAKQPEVSGVDLARVALRAAKEQARARGAAAQQKKQARRGGGLRSGARSDGRDPLSLGSAINRLITERGWETPAAVGGVMGRWPQIVGDDLANHCVPLRYDEAPAERVLTVQCDSTAWATQLRLLAPQLVARLNADLGHGTVRVIKVQGPTGPQRRFGPLRAPGSKGPGDTYG, from the coding sequence ATGAGCAGCCTTAGAAGGATGTCGGGGGTCTCGGGTCCCGGTCCGGGCGCTGCCGAGCCCTCGCTGGATTCCGTGGGTGAGCCGGATGTACGGGAACGGGTGGCGAAGCAGCCGGAGGTCTCCGGGGTCGACCTGGCACGGGTGGCCCTTCGTGCGGCCAAGGAGCAGGCACGTGCGCGTGGCGCTGCGGCGCAGCAGAAGAAGCAGGCCAGGCGCGGTGGTGGTCTGCGGTCGGGGGCGCGGTCGGACGGTCGTGATCCGTTGTCGCTGGGTTCGGCGATCAACCGGCTGATCACCGAGCGCGGGTGGGAGACGCCCGCGGCGGTGGGTGGGGTGATGGGGCGGTGGCCGCAGATCGTGGGCGACGATCTGGCGAATCACTGTGTGCCCCTGCGGTACGACGAGGCTCCGGCCGAGCGTGTGCTGACCGTGCAGTGCGATTCGACGGCGTGGGCGACGCAGCTGCGGCTGCTGGCTCCGCAGCTGGTGGCCCGGTTGAACGCGGATCTCGGGCACGGCACGGTGCGTGTGATCAAGGTGCAGGGGCCGACGGGCCCGCAGCGTCGCTTCGGACCCCTGCGGGCGCCGGGAAGCAAGGGCCCCGGGGATACGTACGGCTGA
- a CDS encoding Jag family protein, giving the protein MTEGTVTAAAEGSDTLTRLEQEGEIAADYLEGLLDIADLDGDIDMDVEADRAAVSIISESARDLQKLVGRDGEVLEALQELTRLAVHRETGDRSRLMLDIGGFRAQKREVLAALGAKAADEVKSSGEPVKLDPMTPFERKVVHDAIAAAGLRSESEGEEPQRFVVVLPA; this is encoded by the coding sequence GTGACGGAAGGCACCGTGACCGCGGCCGCTGAGGGCAGCGACACTCTGACCCGCCTTGAGCAGGAGGGTGAGATCGCGGCTGATTACCTTGAGGGCCTGCTCGACATCGCTGACCTCGACGGCGATATCGACATGGACGTAGAGGCTGACCGGGCGGCTGTTTCGATCATCAGCGAGTCCGCACGCGATCTGCAGAAGCTGGTCGGGCGCGACGGTGAGGTCCTGGAGGCGCTTCAGGAGCTGACGCGTCTCGCTGTCCACCGGGAGACCGGCGACCGCAGCCGTCTGATGCTGGACATCGGCGGTTTCCGGGCTCAGAAGCGTGAGGTTCTCGCCGCGCTGGGCGCCAAGGCCGCGGACGAGGTCAAGAGCTCCGGTGAGCCGGTGAAGCTGGATCCCATGACGCCGTTCGAGCGCAAGGTCGTGCATGACGCGATCGCGGCAGCAGGTCTCCGCAGCGAGTCCGAGGGCGAGGAGCCGCAGCGCTTCGTCGTCGTTCTGCCGGCCTGA
- the rsmG gene encoding 16S rRNA (guanine(527)-N(7))-methyltransferase RsmG, translating to MTEAAELPQVPEEAQAVFGELFPEAVRYAELLADAGVTRGLIGPREVPRLWERHLLNCAVLSEVVPEGVTVCDVGSGAGLPGIPLALVRPDLKITLLEPLLRRTNFLQEVVELLGLDHVTVVRGRAEEVLGTLQPVHVVTARAVAPLDRLAGWGVPLLRPYGEMLALKGDAAEEEINGARAALSKLGVVETEVLHVGEGVVDPTTTVVRVVVGESPGGVRFAAKRAKAARVSRTRRRR from the coding sequence GTGACGGAGGCAGCAGAGCTCCCCCAGGTGCCTGAGGAGGCGCAGGCGGTATTCGGTGAGCTCTTCCCAGAGGCTGTCCGATACGCGGAACTGCTTGCGGACGCGGGGGTCACGCGCGGGCTGATCGGCCCTCGCGAGGTACCGCGGCTGTGGGAGCGCCACCTGCTGAACTGTGCGGTGCTCTCCGAGGTGGTTCCGGAAGGTGTCACGGTCTGCGACGTGGGCTCCGGGGCGGGTCTTCCCGGCATCCCGCTGGCTCTGGTGCGGCCCGACCTGAAGATCACCTTGCTGGAGCCGCTGTTGCGGCGGACCAACTTTCTTCAGGAGGTCGTCGAGCTGCTGGGGCTTGATCACGTGACGGTCGTGCGGGGCAGGGCGGAAGAAGTCCTCGGCACCCTGCAGCCGGTCCATGTCGTGACGGCTCGCGCCGTGGCTCCGCTCGACCGACTTGCCGGCTGGGGCGTTCCGTTGCTGCGGCCGTACGGGGAGATGCTTGCGCTCAAGGGTGATGCCGCCGAGGAGGAGATCAACGGAGCCCGCGCTGCGCTCAGCAAGCTCGGAGTGGTGGAGACCGAGGTGCTGCACGTAGGGGAGGGCGTGGTCGATCCGACGACCACGGTGGTACGCGTGGTGGTGGGAGAGAGTCCCGGCGGTGTGAGGTTCGCCGCAAAGAGGGCCAAGGCGGCGAGGGTCAGCCGCACCCGCCGACGCCGCTGA
- the gnd gene encoding phosphogluconate dehydrogenase (NAD(+)-dependent, decarboxylating), giving the protein MELGLVGLGKMGGNMRERIRRAGHTVIGYDRNPDVSDVQSLEELVGKLKGPRVIWVMVPAGAATQSTVDELSALLSPGDIVVDGGNSRWTDDEKHAVELGIKGIGFVDCGVSGGVWGLENGYALMYGGDAENVAKVQPIFDALKPEGEFGSVHAGKVGAGHFAKMVHNGIEYAMMQAYAEGWELLEKVDSVTDVREVFRSWQEGTVIRSWLLDLAVNALDDDEHLDKLRGFAADSGEGRWTVEAAIDNAVPLPAITASLFARFASRQEDSPQMKMIAALRNQFGGHAVENKK; this is encoded by the coding sequence ATGGAGCTCGGTCTCGTCGGCCTCGGCAAGATGGGCGGCAACATGCGCGAGCGCATCCGCCGCGCAGGCCACACCGTCATCGGTTACGACCGCAACCCGGATGTCTCCGACGTCCAGAGCCTCGAAGAGCTCGTGGGCAAGCTCAAGGGCCCGCGGGTCATCTGGGTGATGGTCCCGGCGGGCGCCGCGACCCAGTCCACCGTCGACGAGCTGTCGGCCCTGCTGTCGCCCGGCGACATCGTGGTCGACGGCGGGAACTCCCGCTGGACGGACGACGAGAAGCACGCCGTCGAGCTGGGCATCAAGGGCATCGGCTTCGTCGACTGCGGAGTCTCCGGCGGTGTCTGGGGCCTTGAGAACGGCTACGCGCTGATGTACGGCGGCGACGCCGAGAACGTCGCGAAGGTCCAGCCGATCTTCGACGCCCTCAAGCCCGAGGGTGAGTTCGGCTCCGTGCACGCGGGCAAGGTCGGCGCCGGCCACTTCGCGAAGATGGTCCACAACGGCATCGAGTACGCCATGATGCAGGCCTACGCCGAGGGCTGGGAGCTCCTGGAGAAGGTCGACTCCGTCACCGACGTGCGCGAGGTCTTCCGCTCCTGGCAGGAGGGCACGGTCATCCGTTCCTGGCTGCTCGACCTGGCGGTCAACGCGCTGGACGACGACGAGCACCTCGACAAGCTGCGTGGGTTCGCCGCCGACTCCGGAGAGGGCCGCTGGACGGTGGAGGCCGCCATCGACAACGCGGTGCCGCTGCCCGCGATCACCGCGTCTCTCTTCGCGCGGTTCGCCTCGCGCCAGGAGGACTCCCCGCAGATGAAGATGATCGCCGCGCTGCGCAACCAGTTCGGCGGCCACGCGGTCGAGAACAAGAAGTAG
- the dnaA gene encoding chromosomal replication initiator protein DnaA, whose amino-acid sequence MADVPADLAAVWPRVLEQLLGEGQQGIEPKDKQWIERCQPLALVADTALLAVPNEWGKRVLEGRLAPLISETLTRECGRPIRIAITVDDSAGEPPSPPAPPMHQSHQGQQSHLYQGQRDEPQHDDAYDNYGRRPSDDGMPTARPAYPDYQQQRPEPGAWPRTQDDLSWQQPRHGGYQDRDPYANPRPQQPQHDYRPQPPERQGYEQQRPDRHDMQESQPQHRQNGPGTGRGGHPGTMGGQSSPSSRPGEPQARLNPKYLFDTFVIGASNRFAHAAAVAVAEAPAKAYNPLFIYGESGLGKTHLLHAIGHYARSLYPGTRVRYVSSEEFTNEFINSIRDGKGDTFRKRYRDVDILLVDDIQFLASKESTQEEFFHTFNTLHNANKQIVLSSDRPPKQLVTLEDRLRNRFEWGLTTDVQPPELETRIAILRKKAVQEQLNAPPEVLEFIASRISRNIRELEGALIRVTAFASLNRQPVDLGLTEGVLKDLIPGGEDAAPEITAPAIMAATADYFGLTVEDLCGSSRSRVLVTARQIAMYLCRELTDLSLPKIGAQFGGRDHTTVMHADRKIRALMAERRSIYNQVTELTNRIKNS is encoded by the coding sequence GTGGCTGACGTACCTGCCGATCTTGCCGCAGTGTGGCCACGCGTGCTGGAGCAACTGCTCGGGGAGGGGCAGCAGGGCATCGAGCCGAAGGACAAGCAGTGGATCGAGCGCTGCCAGCCCCTGGCCCTGGTCGCCGACACCGCACTGCTCGCCGTGCCGAACGAATGGGGCAAGCGCGTCCTGGAGGGCCGGCTCGCGCCGCTCATCAGCGAGACGCTCACCCGTGAGTGCGGCCGTCCGATCCGAATCGCGATCACCGTCGACGACTCGGCGGGCGAACCGCCGTCCCCGCCGGCACCCCCGATGCATCAGTCGCACCAGGGCCAGCAGTCGCATCTCTACCAGGGGCAGCGCGACGAGCCCCAGCACGACGACGCCTACGACAATTACGGCCGCCGGCCCTCCGACGACGGCATGCCCACGGCCCGGCCGGCCTACCCGGACTACCAGCAGCAGCGTCCCGAGCCCGGCGCCTGGCCGCGGACCCAGGACGACCTGTCCTGGCAGCAGCCCCGGCATGGCGGCTATCAGGACCGCGACCCGTACGCGAACCCGCGCCCCCAGCAGCCGCAGCACGACTACCGTCCCCAGCCGCCGGAGCGCCAGGGATACGAGCAGCAGCGACCCGACCGTCACGACATGCAGGAGTCTCAGCCCCAGCACCGCCAGAACGGCCCCGGCACTGGACGCGGCGGCCATCCCGGCACGATGGGCGGGCAGTCCTCGCCCTCATCGCGTCCCGGCGAACCGCAGGCCCGGCTGAACCCGAAGTACCTCTTCGACACCTTCGTCATCGGTGCGTCGAACCGATTCGCGCACGCCGCGGCCGTGGCCGTCGCCGAGGCCCCCGCGAAGGCGTACAACCCCCTCTTCATCTACGGGGAGTCGGGGCTCGGCAAGACCCACCTGCTGCACGCCATCGGGCACTACGCGCGGAGCCTCTATCCGGGGACCCGGGTGCGGTACGTGAGCTCGGAGGAGTTCACCAACGAGTTCATCAACTCGATCCGCGACGGCAAGGGCGACACCTTCCGCAAGCGATACCGCGATGTGGACATCCTGCTCGTCGACGACATCCAGTTCCTGGCGAGCAAGGAGTCGACGCAGGAGGAGTTCTTCCACACCTTCAATACGCTCCACAACGCGAACAAGCAGATCGTGCTCTCCTCGGACCGGCCGCCCAAGCAGCTGGTGACCCTCGAGGACCGGCTCCGCAACCGTTTCGAGTGGGGCCTGACGACCGATGTGCAGCCGCCCGAGCTGGAGACGCGCATCGCGATCCTCCGTAAGAAAGCGGTCCAGGAGCAGCTCAACGCCCCGCCCGAGGTGCTGGAGTTCATCGCTTCCCGCATCTCGCGGAACATCCGGGAGCTGGAGGGCGCCCTGATCCGGGTGACCGCCTTCGCCAGCCTCAACCGGCAGCCGGTCGACCTCGGCCTGACCGAGGGCGTACTGAAGGATCTGATCCCGGGCGGTGAGGACGCGGCCCCCGAGATCACCGCGCCGGCCATCATGGCGGCGACCGCCGACTACTTCGGCCTGACGGTGGAGGACCTCTGCGGATCCTCGCGCAGTCGCGTGCTGGTGACCGCCCGACAGATCGCCATGTACCTGTGCCGTGAGCTGACGGACCTGTCCCTGCCGAAGATCGGCGCCCAGTTCGGCGGCCGTGACCATACGACGGTGATGCACGCGGACCGGAAGATCCGTGCGCTGATGGCGGAGCGGCGCTCCATCTACAACCAGGTCACCGAGCTCACCAACCGCATCAAGAACAGCTGA
- the rnpA gene encoding ribonuclease P protein component → MLPTENRLRRREDFATAVRRGRRAGRPLLVVHLSSGSTDPHVTGESAPPPRAGFVVSKAVGGAVVRTAVKRRLRHLVRERLAQLPPGSLVVVRALPGSGDAEHAQLARDLDAALQRLLGGGAR, encoded by the coding sequence GTGCTGCCTACCGAGAATCGGCTGAGGCGGCGCGAGGACTTCGCGACCGCGGTACGACGAGGACGCCGGGCTGGTCGCCCGCTACTTGTCGTCCATCTGAGCAGCGGTTCAACGGACCCGCACGTGACTGGGGAGAGTGCTCCCCCGCCGCGTGCGGGTTTCGTTGTCAGCAAAGCTGTGGGTGGAGCGGTCGTACGCACAGCGGTGAAGCGAAGGCTTCGCCATCTGGTCCGCGAACGGCTGGCTCAGCTGCCCCCCGGTAGCCTTGTTGTCGTACGAGCGCTGCCCGGATCGGGCGACGCCGAGCATGCCCAGCTGGCCCGAGACCTGGACGCCGCCCTTCAGCGGCTACTGGGAGGGGGCGCGCGATGA
- the rpmH gene encoding 50S ribosomal protein L34 has product MSKRTFQPNNRRRAKTHGFRLRMRTRAGRAILANRRVKGRSSLSA; this is encoded by the coding sequence GTGAGCAAGCGCACCTTCCAGCCGAACAACCGTCGTCGTGCCAAGACCCACGGTTTCCGCCTGCGTATGCGTACCCGTGCCGGCCGTGCGATTCTTGCGAACCGCCGTGTCAAGGGCCGCAGCAGCCTGTCCGCCTGA